In one window of Duganella dendranthematis DNA:
- a CDS encoding TetR/AcrR family transcriptional regulator, producing MAKNTPRREQALTRERIIEASISLLDSRGESGLTFRALAEELATGAGAIYWHVANKNDLMTAACDALVARTLDLPVAEAAPQDVIRAVALGMFDAIDAHPWIGSALARAPWQSPIVRLLERLGQQVRAMGVAQAGQFAAVCALLSYILGVSGQNAANAQLGKELGGDREAILAQVAGVWSALDPDAYPFTRSIAAQLREHDDRADFLVGIDLILRGMTAQT from the coding sequence ATGGCAAAAAACACCCCCCGCCGCGAACAGGCGTTGACGCGCGAGCGCATTATTGAAGCATCGATCAGTCTGCTGGACAGTCGCGGCGAAAGCGGCTTGACGTTCCGCGCGCTGGCCGAGGAATTGGCCACCGGCGCCGGCGCCATTTACTGGCACGTCGCCAACAAGAACGACTTGATGACCGCCGCCTGCGATGCGCTGGTCGCCCGGACGCTGGATCTGCCGGTGGCGGAGGCGGCGCCGCAGGACGTGATCCGCGCCGTGGCGCTCGGCATGTTCGATGCGATTGACGCCCATCCGTGGATCGGCTCGGCACTGGCGCGCGCGCCGTGGCAGTCGCCGATTGTGCGTCTGCTGGAGCGTTTGGGCCAGCAGGTCAGGGCGATGGGCGTGGCGCAGGCTGGGCAGTTTGCCGCGGTGTGTGCGCTGCTGAGCTACATCCTCGGTGTCAGCGGCCAGAACGCGGCCAATGCGCAGCTCGGCAAGGAACTGGGCGGCGACCGCGAGGCGATTCTGGCGCAAGTGGCCGGCGTGTGGTCGGCGCTGGATCCCGATGCGTATCCATTCACGCGCAGCATCGCGGCGCAGTTGCGCGAGCACGATGACCGTGCTGATTTCCTCGTCGGCATCGACCTTATTCTGCGGGGGATGACGGCACAAACGTGA
- a CDS encoding FAD-dependent oxidoreductase, with the protein MTTTSIAIIGAGLGGLTLARVLHVHGIAATIYEAEVSAQARAQGGMLDIHDFNGQLAIKAAGLFEEFHALIHPGGQATRVLGHDGAVLFEQLDDGSGGRPEVQRGELRRILLESLPAGAVQWGRKLTQVTPLGDGRHQLTFADGTVVTCGLVVGADGAWSKVRPLLSDAKPTYAGISLIETWLRDSDRRHPASAAAVGDGALFAVAPGKGILAHREPEGVLHAYIALNKPETWLEDACADPATASARIAAEFDGWAPALTALITDSDTPPVLRVIRELPADHRWQRVPGVTLVGDAAHLMAPSGEGANLAMLDGAELAQSIAAHAGNVEAALAAYEQALFPRSAQAAAEAADLHEILYGPDAPHSLVKMFSQ; encoded by the coding sequence ATGACAACGACCTCTATCGCCATCATCGGCGCCGGCCTCGGCGGATTGACGCTGGCCCGCGTGCTGCACGTTCACGGCATCGCCGCGACCATCTACGAAGCAGAAGTCTCGGCCCAGGCGCGTGCGCAAGGCGGCATGCTCGACATTCACGATTTCAACGGCCAGCTGGCCATCAAGGCGGCCGGTCTGTTTGAGGAATTCCATGCGCTGATCCATCCCGGCGGCCAAGCCACGCGCGTGCTGGGACACGACGGCGCGGTATTGTTTGAGCAACTCGACGACGGCAGCGGCGGCCGGCCCGAAGTGCAGCGCGGCGAACTGCGCCGCATTCTGCTGGAATCGCTGCCGGCGGGCGCGGTACAGTGGGGACGCAAGCTGACGCAGGTAACGCCGCTCGGCGACGGCCGCCATCAGCTGACGTTCGCCGACGGCACGGTGGTGACCTGCGGCTTGGTGGTTGGCGCGGACGGCGCCTGGTCCAAGGTCCGCCCCCTGCTGTCGGACGCCAAACCGACCTACGCCGGCATCTCGCTGATCGAGACCTGGCTGCGCGACAGCGACCGCCGCCATCCGGCCAGTGCAGCGGCGGTCGGCGATGGCGCGCTGTTTGCCGTCGCGCCGGGCAAAGGCATCCTCGCGCACCGCGAACCGGAGGGCGTCCTGCACGCCTATATCGCGCTCAACAAACCCGAGACATGGCTGGAAGACGCCTGCGCCGACCCGGCCACGGCTTCCGCCCGCATTGCCGCCGAATTCGACGGCTGGGCGCCAGCGCTGACCGCGCTGATCACCGACAGCGACACGCCGCCCGTGCTGCGCGTGATCCGCGAATTGCCGGCAGACCACCGCTGGCAGCGCGTGCCGGGCGTCACCCTGGTCGGCGACGCCGCCCATCTGATGGCCCCGTCCGGCGAAGGCGCCAACCTCGCCATGCTGGACGGCGCCGAACTGGCCCAGTCTATCGCCGCGCACGCCGGCAACGTCGAAGCAGCCTTGGCCGCCTACGAGCAAGCGCTCTTCCCCCGCAGCGCCCAAGCCGCCGCCGAAGCGGCCGACCTGCACGAGATCCTCTACGGCCCCGACGCCCCGCACAGCCTGGTCAAGATGTTCAGCCAATAA
- the coq7 gene encoding 2-polyprenyl-3-methyl-6-methoxy-1,4-benzoquinone monooxygenase has translation MAAYHHHPLDRFIAGADKALRVIAGVASASRPSPAARAADAEMSEAERRHAAGLMRVNHVGEVCAQALYNAQARFARTAAIREQFEHSSREEEDHLAWTAQRLGELNSHISVLNPLFYGGAYALGTVAAVLGDARSLGFVVETERQVEAHLASHLDKLPPQDAKSRAIVDQMRLDEIEHGAAAQRLGAVNVPAPVQGVMAVMGKVMTTTAYYV, from the coding sequence ATGGCCGCCTATCACCACCATCCCCTGGACCGATTCATTGCCGGCGCCGACAAGGCGCTGCGCGTCATTGCCGGCGTTGCCTCGGCATCGCGACCGAGCCCGGCGGCGCGCGCGGCGGATGCGGAAATGAGCGAGGCGGAACGCCGCCATGCGGCCGGCCTGATGCGCGTCAACCATGTCGGCGAAGTGTGCGCGCAGGCGCTGTACAACGCCCAGGCGCGCTTTGCCCGCACGGCGGCGATCCGCGAACAGTTCGAGCATTCCAGCCGCGAGGAAGAAGACCATCTGGCCTGGACCGCGCAACGGCTGGGCGAACTGAACTCGCACATCAGCGTGCTCAATCCGCTGTTCTACGGCGGCGCCTACGCGCTGGGCACGGTGGCGGCGGTGCTGGGCGATGCGCGCAGCCTGGGCTTTGTGGTGGAAACCGAACGCCAGGTGGAAGCGCATCTGGCCAGCCATCTGGACAAGCTGCCGCCGCAGGACGCCAAGTCGCGCGCGATTGTCGACCAGATGCGCCTCGACGAAATCGAACATGGCGCCGCCGCCCAGCGTCTTGGCGCGGTCAATGTGCCGGCGCCGGTGCAGGGCGTGATGGCGGTGATGGGCAAAGTGATGACCACCACCGCTTACTACGTTTGA
- the rplM gene encoding 50S ribosomal protein L13 translates to MKTFSAKGHEVQRDWFVIDATDKVLGRVASEVALRLRGKHKPEFTPHVDTGDFIVIINAGKLRVTGTKATEKTYYRHSGYPGGIYETNFLKMQQRFPGRALEKAVKGMLPKGPLGYAMIKKLKVYAEGSHPHAAQQPKALEI, encoded by the coding sequence ATGAAAACTTTTTCCGCTAAAGGACATGAAGTCCAGCGCGACTGGTTCGTGATTGACGCGACGGACAAAGTCCTCGGACGTGTTGCCAGCGAAGTGGCACTCCGACTGCGCGGCAAGCACAAACCTGAGTTCACCCCTCACGTCGATACCGGCGATTTCATCGTCATCATCAACGCAGGCAAACTGCGCGTGACCGGCACCAAAGCAACCGAGAAGACCTACTACCGTCACTCGGGCTACCCAGGTGGCATCTACGAGACCAACTTCCTGAAAATGCAACAGCGTTTCCCAGGTCGCGCTCTGGAAAAAGCCGTCAAGGGCATGCTGCCAAAAGGCCCACTGGGCTACGCAATGATCAAGAAGCTGAAAGTGTACGCCGAAGGTTCGCACCCGCACGCTGCCCAGCAACCTAAAGCACTCGAAATCTAA
- a CDS encoding lactonase family protein, with translation MKHWLAAMVMALSGGLAHADLVYVGSQGQQLRALRFDAASGKLEVIGTVAEGLRPTWTVAHPQLAVLYAVDDQPGQDGAVVAFAINHASGALSRLNTAPSGGAGVTYLWLDAPSATLLAANFGGGSASSIAVQEDGSLGALVSTIKASGSGPHRRQAAPHAHSAAVDPSGRYALVPDLGADRVFIYALDRATHALTTLPPAVPQPAQHAPPSPPAGEATRAYAAPPGSGPRHLVFSADGRSVWLLNELSAEVTTLRWDAQQATLSPVQTLATSSAEFTGTRSGAEIVRSPDGRFIYVEDRGERTLVTYRVNPANGELSFVQRIASGGEMPWSMAIHPSGRWLLVAHQRSGTVNVFSIDPASGLLINTGIAAEAPTAVSITFVPSSPAE, from the coding sequence ATGAAGCATTGGCTGGCGGCGATGGTAATGGCGTTGAGCGGTGGGCTGGCGCATGCCGATCTGGTGTATGTGGGATCGCAGGGCCAGCAGTTGCGGGCGTTGCGCTTCGATGCGGCCAGCGGCAAGCTGGAGGTGATCGGCACGGTGGCCGAGGGCTTGCGGCCGACCTGGACGGTGGCGCATCCGCAATTGGCGGTGCTGTATGCGGTGGACGACCAGCCGGGCCAGGATGGCGCTGTGGTGGCGTTTGCCATCAACCATGCCAGCGGCGCGCTGAGCCGGCTGAATACGGCGCCCAGCGGCGGCGCGGGCGTGACCTACCTGTGGCTGGATGCGCCATCGGCCACGCTGCTGGCGGCCAACTTTGGCGGCGGCTCGGCGTCCAGTATCGCTGTGCAGGAGGATGGCAGTCTGGGAGCGCTGGTTAGCACCATCAAGGCCAGCGGCAGCGGCCCGCATCGCCGCCAGGCCGCGCCGCATGCGCACAGCGCGGCCGTCGATCCATCCGGCCGCTATGCGCTGGTGCCCGACCTCGGCGCCGACCGCGTGTTCATTTATGCGCTCGACCGCGCCACGCACGCGCTGACGACCTTGCCGCCTGCCGTGCCCCAGCCGGCGCAGCACGCGCCGCCCTCGCCGCCGGCCGGCGAAGCGACGCGCGCCTACGCGGCGCCGCCGGGCAGCGGCCCGCGCCATCTGGTGTTCAGCGCTGACGGCCGCAGCGTCTGGTTGCTGAACGAGCTAAGCGCCGAAGTCACCACACTGCGCTGGGACGCGCAGCAAGCGACCCTGTCGCCGGTCCAGACACTGGCCACCAGCAGCGCAGAATTCACCGGCACGCGCAGCGGCGCCGAAATCGTCCGCAGCCCAGATGGCCGTTTCATCTACGTGGAAGACCGCGGCGAACGCACGCTGGTGACTTATCGCGTCAACCCCGCAAACGGCGAACTGAGCTTCGTGCAACGCATCGCCAGCGGCGGCGAAATGCCCTGGTCCATGGCGATCCATCCATCCGGACGCTGGCTGCTGGTCGCACACCAGCGCAGCGGCACGGTGAACGTATTCAGCATCGATCCCGCCAGCGGACTGCTGATCAACACCGGCATCGCCGCCGAAGCGCCGACGGCGGTCAGCATCACGTTTGTGCCGTCATCCCCCGCAGAATAA
- a CDS encoding ABC transporter ATP-binding protein, protein MELSISNLSKTYANGVVALDKISLTIPTGMFGLLGPNGAGKSTLMRTLATLQECDSGSVFFGDLDVLDEKDELRRQLGYLPQDFGVYPKVTAYEMLDHFAVLKGLSNRHRRREVVDGLLQQTNLFEVRHQRLGGFSGGMRQRFGIAQALLGDPKLIIVDEPTAGLDPQERVRFHNLLSDIGEDKTVILSTHIVSDVADLCANMAIINKGHLLLCGPTQELIHEVSDKIWARFINKSDLQSFQLRHPVISSRLLSGRTLIHVYSDDDPGDGFEEAIGDLEDVYFATIAGRHRAANSCD, encoded by the coding sequence ATGGAATTAAGCATCAGCAATTTGTCCAAGACCTACGCCAATGGCGTGGTCGCACTGGACAAGATCTCGCTCACCATCCCCACCGGGATGTTCGGCTTGCTCGGCCCGAATGGCGCCGGCAAGTCGACGCTGATGCGCACCCTGGCCACCTTGCAGGAATGCGATTCCGGCTCGGTGTTCTTCGGCGACCTCGACGTGCTGGACGAGAAAGACGAACTGCGCCGCCAGCTGGGCTACCTGCCGCAGGACTTCGGCGTCTACCCGAAAGTCACCGCCTACGAGATGCTGGACCACTTCGCCGTGCTCAAAGGCCTGAGCAACCGCCACCGCCGGCGCGAGGTGGTCGATGGTCTGTTGCAACAAACAAATCTTTTTGAAGTGCGCCACCAGCGCCTCGGCGGTTTCTCGGGCGGCATGCGGCAGCGCTTCGGCATCGCCCAGGCGCTGCTGGGCGACCCGAAACTGATCATCGTCGACGAACCGACCGCCGGCCTCGACCCGCAGGAACGGGTACGCTTCCACAACTTGCTGTCCGACATCGGCGAAGACAAGACCGTGATCCTGTCGACGCACATCGTGTCGGACGTGGCCGACCTGTGCGCCAACATGGCCATCATCAACAAAGGCCATCTGCTGCTGTGCGGGCCAACCCAGGAACTGATCCACGAAGTGAGCGACAAGATCTGGGCCCGCTTCATCAACAAAAGCGACCTGCAATCGTTCCAGCTGCGCCACCCGGTGATCTCGTCGCGCCTGCTGTCGGGCCGTACGCTGATCCACGTCTACAGCGACGACGATCCGGGCGACGGCTTCGAGGAAGCCATCGGCGACCTGGAAGATGTCTATTTCGCCACCATCGCCGGCCGCCACCGCGCCGCGAACAGCTGCGATTAA
- the rpsI gene encoding 30S ribosomal protein S9, translated as MIGNYNYGTGRRKSAVARVFIKTGTGQIIVNGKPAAEYFSRETGLMVIRQPLELTGNVERFDIKVNVHGGGESGQAGAVRHGITRALIDYDATLKGDLARAGFVTRDAREVERKKVGLRKARRAKQFSKR; from the coding sequence ATGATCGGTAACTACAACTACGGCACCGGCCGTCGCAAGAGTGCAGTGGCTCGCGTTTTCATCAAAACGGGCACTGGCCAAATCATCGTTAACGGCAAGCCAGCAGCGGAATACTTCTCGCGCGAAACCGGCCTGATGGTTATTCGTCAACCTCTGGAACTGACCGGCAACGTTGAGCGCTTTGACATCAAAGTCAACGTGCACGGCGGCGGCGAGTCCGGCCAGGCAGGTGCAGTGCGCCACGGTATCACCCGCGCCCTGATCGACTACGATGCAACGCTGAAGGGCGATCTGGCACGCGCCGGCTTCGTGACCCGCGATGCACGTGAAGTTGAACGTAAAAAAGTTGGTCTGCGCAAAGCACGTCGCGCAAAACAATTCTCGAAGCGTTAA
- the erpA gene encoding iron-sulfur cluster insertion protein ErpA yields the protein MNAVAEMPAPIVFTDSAADKVAQLIEEEGNPDLKLRVFVQGGGCSGFQYGFTFDEIVNEDDTTMVKNGVQLLIDSMSYQYLVGAEIDYKDDLEGAQFVIKNPSATSTCGCGSSFSV from the coding sequence ATGAACGCTGTTGCCGAAATGCCAGCACCTATCGTTTTCACCGATAGCGCTGCTGATAAGGTCGCCCAATTGATCGAAGAGGAAGGCAATCCCGACTTGAAACTGCGCGTATTCGTGCAGGGCGGCGGCTGCTCCGGTTTCCAGTACGGCTTCACCTTCGACGAAATTGTCAATGAAGATGACACCACCATGGTCAAGAATGGCGTCCAGCTGTTGATCGATTCGATGAGCTACCAGTACCTGGTCGGCGCGGAAATCGACTACAAGGATGACCTGGAAGGCGCGCAGTTCGTCATCAAAAACCCGAGCGCTACCTCGACCTGCGGTTGCGGTTCGTCGTTCTCGGTATAA
- a CDS encoding ABC transporter permease, whose amino-acid sequence MWTIYLKELLELVRDRRTFIFTVFIPVFGMPLIFSGFGYLSSTLFKQASTAEMTYAVFGKEHAPQLAERFAREKGFHEIVLASQDDIKPAIGAERIKFALVIPAGLTGQLAAQQQGKIELHYNSAATVDVTRKRVLAVLSAENGALRQQAMARFNLSKEQLAYTLDPIQLEDHSTADKREQMGAVIGGMLPYILLMVCLMAAMYPAIDTGAGEKERGTLETLLLAPVSRSAIVLAKFLMLFTVGLTSALLMIVSVGVLIHFFGGLVGSDLVQMLHAIGPLDLAMVALMLVPTAAIFAAILLSISIYAKSYKEAAGMISPLIIVTILPTLVALLPGVELNWRWAMVPLTNVALAMKELVKGTMDYRMFSVILLSTALTAGLLLALCRWWFNREQVLFRN is encoded by the coding sequence GTGTGGACCATCTACCTCAAGGAATTGCTGGAACTGGTGCGCGACCGCCGCACCTTCATCTTCACCGTGTTCATTCCGGTGTTCGGCATGCCGCTGATTTTCTCCGGCTTCGGCTACCTGTCGTCGACGCTGTTCAAGCAGGCCAGCACGGCCGAGATGACGTATGCCGTCTTCGGCAAGGAACATGCGCCGCAGCTGGCCGAACGCTTCGCCCGCGAAAAAGGCTTCCATGAAATCGTGCTGGCCAGCCAGGACGACATCAAGCCCGCCATTGGCGCCGAGCGCATCAAGTTCGCGCTGGTGATCCCGGCCGGCCTGACCGGCCAGCTGGCGGCACAGCAGCAGGGCAAGATCGAACTGCATTACAACAGCGCCGCCACGGTCGACGTCACCCGCAAGCGCGTGCTGGCGGTGCTGAGCGCAGAGAACGGCGCCTTGCGCCAGCAGGCCATGGCGCGCTTCAATCTCAGCAAGGAACAGCTGGCCTACACGCTCGATCCGATCCAGCTGGAAGACCACTCCACCGCCGACAAGCGCGAACAAATGGGCGCGGTGATCGGCGGCATGCTGCCCTACATCCTGCTGATGGTGTGCCTGATGGCGGCGATGTATCCGGCGATCGACACCGGCGCCGGCGAGAAGGAGCGCGGCACGCTGGAAACCCTGCTGCTGGCGCCGGTCTCGCGCAGCGCCATCGTGCTGGCCAAGTTTTTGATGCTGTTCACCGTCGGCCTGACCTCGGCGCTGCTGATGATCGTCAGCGTGGGCGTGCTGATCCACTTCTTCGGCGGCCTGGTCGGCAGCGACCTGGTGCAGATGCTGCACGCCATCGGCCCGCTCGACCTGGCGATGGTGGCGCTGATGCTGGTGCCGACCGCCGCCATCTTCGCCGCCATCCTGCTGTCGATCTCGATCTATGCCAAAAGCTACAAGGAAGCGGCCGGCATGATCTCGCCGCTGATCATCGTGACCATCCTGCCAACCCTGGTGGCGCTGCTGCCGGGTGTCGAGCTGAACTGGCGCTGGGCCATGGTGCCACTGACCAACGTGGCGCTGGCGATGAAGGAACTGGTCAAGGGCACCATGGACTACCGCATGTTCTCGGTGATCCTGCTGTCCACTGCGCTGACCGCCGGCCTACTGCTGGCCCTGTGCCGCTGGTGGTTCAACCGCGAGCAGGTGTTATTCAGAAACTAA
- the argC gene encoding N-acetyl-gamma-glutamyl-phosphate reductase yields the protein MIKVGIVGGTGYTGVELLRLLAVHPDVELTAITSRKEDGLPVADMFPSLRGRVNLKFSSPDNADLTQCDVVFFATPHGVAMAQAPALLKAGVKVIDLAADFRIQEKAVFEKWYKIEHTCPDLLEHAAYGLAELNREDIKKANLVANPGCYPTTMQLGYYPLLKNGLVDAGSLIADCKSGVSGAGRKAEIGTLFSESSDNFKAYGVAGHRHTPETSAQLQRFTSDKVSLIFTPHLVPMIRGMHSTLYARLTKDISNEDLQKLFEDQYKDSAFVDVMPFGSHPETRSTRGSNMLRLALHRPDNGNTVIVLVVQDNLVKGASGQAVQCMNLMFGLEETTGLMQIALLP from the coding sequence ATGATCAAAGTTGGCATCGTCGGCGGCACCGGATACACCGGGGTAGAACTGCTGCGTTTGTTGGCAGTCCACCCGGATGTGGAACTGACGGCAATCACCTCGCGCAAAGAGGACGGCTTGCCAGTCGCTGATATGTTCCCATCGTTGCGCGGCCGCGTGAACCTGAAATTCTCGTCGCCGGACAACGCCGACCTGACCCAGTGCGACGTGGTGTTCTTCGCCACCCCGCACGGCGTCGCCATGGCCCAGGCGCCGGCGCTGCTGAAAGCCGGCGTCAAGGTGATCGACCTGGCGGCCGATTTCCGCATCCAGGAAAAGGCCGTGTTTGAAAAATGGTACAAGATCGAGCACACCTGCCCGGACCTGCTGGAACATGCAGCCTACGGCTTGGCCGAACTGAACCGCGAAGACATCAAAAAAGCCAACCTGGTCGCCAATCCAGGCTGCTACCCGACCACCATGCAGCTGGGCTACTACCCGCTGCTGAAGAACGGCCTGGTCGATGCCGGTTCGCTGATCGCCGACTGCAAGTCGGGCGTATCGGGCGCCGGCCGCAAGGCGGAAATCGGCACGCTGTTCTCGGAATCGTCGGACAACTTCAAGGCCTACGGCGTGGCTGGCCACCGCCACACGCCGGAAACCTCGGCCCAGCTGCAACGTTTCACGTCGGACAAGGTCAGCCTGATCTTCACGCCGCACCTGGTGCCGATGATTCGTGGCATGCACTCGACGCTGTACGCGCGCCTGACCAAGGACATCAGCAACGAAGACTTGCAGAAACTGTTTGAAGACCAATATAAGGACAGCGCCTTCGTCGATGTCATGCCATTCGGCTCGCATCCTGAAACCCGCTCGACCCGTGGTTCGAACATGCTGCGTCTGGCCTTGCACCGTCCGGACAACGGCAACACCGTGATCGTGCTGGTGGTGCAGGACAATCTGGTCAAGGGCGCGTCCGGCCAGGCGGTGCAGTGTATGAACCTGATGTTTGGTCTGGAAGAGACCACCGGCTTGATGCAGATTGCCCTGTTGCCTTAA
- the cysS gene encoding cysteine--tRNA ligase, with the protein MELMFYDTYERRLRPFVPLQTGAAGLYACGPTVYDYAHIGNLRTYLFGDLLRRVLALNGYAVNHVICVTDVGHLTSDADTGEDKMEKGSRRTSQSAWEIAAFYTRAFQQDIAALHILAPAVWARATEHIQEQIDFIADIERNGFTYRTADGIYFDTQKLERYGHLARLDIGGLQSGHRVDLRDKRTVTDFALWKFSGAQQRQMEWDSPWGRGFPGWHIECSAMSTKYLGALFDIHIGGEDHIPVHHSNEIAQHEACHAHPPARYWLHGAFLNVDGGDKMSKSAGEFLRLDTLVERGFDPLAYRYLVLSAHYRSPLTFSWAALDAAQTALGRLRLAWRRLPDGGQPDAGYQQAMQAELNQDLNTPRALALMWELLKSELPPATQKATLRWLDQVLGFGLAEWTPALLEVPDAVQALVTARDQARQEKRWADADTLRQAIESAGFTVRDTPAGASVQR; encoded by the coding sequence ATGGAGTTGATGTTCTACGACACTTACGAACGGCGTTTGCGTCCTTTCGTTCCTTTGCAAACCGGTGCGGCGGGCTTGTACGCCTGCGGCCCGACGGTCTACGACTATGCCCACATCGGCAACCTGCGCACCTATCTGTTCGGCGACCTGCTGCGCCGCGTGCTGGCGCTGAACGGCTATGCGGTCAATCACGTGATCTGCGTGACCGATGTCGGCCACCTGACTTCGGATGCCGATACCGGCGAGGACAAGATGGAGAAGGGCAGTCGCCGCACCAGCCAGTCGGCATGGGAAATCGCCGCGTTTTACACGCGCGCCTTCCAGCAGGACATCGCCGCGCTGCACATCCTGGCGCCGGCCGTGTGGGCACGCGCGACCGAGCACATCCAGGAGCAGATCGACTTCATCGCCGATATCGAGCGCAATGGCTTTACCTACCGCACCGCCGACGGCATTTATTTCGACACGCAAAAACTGGAACGCTACGGCCACCTGGCGCGGCTGGATATCGGCGGGCTGCAGTCGGGCCACCGCGTCGACCTGCGCGACAAGCGCACCGTCACCGATTTCGCGCTGTGGAAATTCAGCGGTGCGCAGCAGCGCCAGATGGAATGGGACAGCCCGTGGGGCCGCGGTTTCCCCGGCTGGCATATCGAATGCTCGGCGATGTCGACCAAGTATCTCGGCGCGCTGTTCGACATCCACATCGGCGGCGAGGACCACATCCCGGTCCACCACAGCAACGAGATCGCGCAGCACGAGGCGTGCCACGCCCATCCGCCGGCGCGCTACTGGCTGCACGGCGCCTTCCTGAACGTGGATGGCGGCGACAAGATGTCGAAGTCGGCCGGCGAATTCCTGCGGCTGGACACGCTGGTGGAGCGCGGCTTCGACCCGCTGGCGTATCGTTATCTGGTGCTGTCGGCGCACTACCGTTCGCCGCTGACGTTCTCCTGGGCGGCGCTGGACGCGGCGCAAACTGCGCTCGGCCGCCTGCGACTGGCCTGGCGCCGCCTGCCGGATGGCGGCCAACCGGACGCCGGCTACCAGCAAGCCATGCAGGCCGAACTGAATCAAGACCTGAACACGCCGCGCGCGCTGGCGTTGATGTGGGAACTGCTGAAATCCGAGCTGCCGCCCGCAACGCAAAAAGCCACGCTGCGGTGGCTGGATCAGGTGCTGGGATTCGGTCTGGCGGAGTGGACGCCGGCATTGCTGGAAGTGCCGGACGCGGTGCAGGCATTGGTCACGGCCCGCGACCAGGCCCGCCAGGAAAAACGCTGGGCCGACGCCGACACGCTGCGCCAGGCAATCGAATCCGCCGGCTTCACCGTGCGCGACACGCCGGCCGGCGCCAGCGTGCAGCGTTAG
- a CDS encoding OsmC family protein — protein MECKVSWNGPSGMSFLAQTGSGHLVTMDGAPEGGGHNLAPRPMELVLLGTGGCTAYDVVLILKKGRADIRGCECVLKAERADSEPKVFTKINFHFVVTGKGLKPEQVERAITLSHDKYCSASIMLGKTAEITHSFEIVEAA, from the coding sequence ATGGAATGCAAAGTTAGCTGGAATGGCCCGTCGGGCATGAGTTTCCTGGCCCAGACCGGCTCGGGCCACCTGGTGACGATGGACGGCGCACCCGAAGGCGGCGGCCACAACCTGGCGCCGCGGCCGATGGAACTGGTGCTGCTGGGCACCGGCGGCTGCACCGCCTATGACGTGGTGTTGATCCTGAAAAAAGGCCGCGCCGACATTCGCGGCTGCGAATGCGTGCTGAAAGCCGAGCGCGCCGACAGCGAGCCGAAAGTGTTCACCAAGATCAACTTCCACTTCGTCGTCACCGGCAAGGGCCTGAAGCCCGAGCAGGTGGAACGCGCCATCACGCTGTCGCACGACAAATACTGCTCGGCCTCCATCATGCTGGGCAAGACCGCCGAAATCACCCACTCGTTCGAGATCGTCGAAGCCGCCTAA
- a CDS encoding ABC transporter ATP-binding protein, which translates to MIEVCHLAKRFRLPSRGSKSPAARDPRDHDGWFHAVRDVSFRCAPGEVLGLLGPNGAGKTTTLRMLSSALKPDGGSIHANGIDLLADPLAARQHIGFLSGSTGLYGRLTARENVEYFGRLHGMQPAHLKRRCDELFDLLQMHEFGNKRADQLSTGMKQKCSIARTVVHEPHIVILDEPTTGLDVMSAKILLDFIASYKALRVPLIFSTHHLHEVEKLCDRVCIINHGKTAFHGSMDELRQQGGSADLYDAFVGVIHQGA; encoded by the coding sequence ATGATCGAGGTATGCCACCTGGCCAAACGCTTTCGCCTGCCATCGCGCGGCAGCAAGTCACCGGCCGCGCGCGATCCGCGCGATCACGACGGCTGGTTCCACGCCGTGCGCGACGTCAGCTTCCGCTGCGCGCCGGGCGAGGTGCTGGGCCTGCTCGGACCGAACGGCGCCGGCAAGACCACCACGCTGCGCATGCTGTCGAGCGCGCTCAAGCCGGACGGCGGCAGCATCCACGCCAACGGTATCGACCTGCTGGCCGACCCGCTGGCGGCGCGCCAGCACATTGGTTTCCTGTCCGGCTCGACCGGTTTGTACGGCCGCCTGACCGCGCGCGAAAACGTCGAATACTTCGGCCGCCTGCACGGCATGCAACCGGCCCACCTGAAGCGCCGCTGCGATGAACTGTTCGACCTGCTGCAAATGCACGAGTTCGGCAACAAGCGGGCCGATCAGCTGTCCACCGGCATGAAGCAGAAATGTTCGATCGCCCGTACGGTTGTGCACGAGCCGCACATCGTTATCCTCGACGAACCGACCACCGGCCTGGACGTAATGTCGGCCAAGATCCTGCTGGATTTTATCGCCAGCTACAAGGCGCTGCGCGTCCCGCTGATTTTCTCCACCCATCACCTGCACGAAGTGGAAAAGCTGTGCGACCGGGTGTGCATCATCAACCATGGCAAGACCGCCTTCCACGGCAGCATGGACGAGCTGCGCCAGCAAGGCGGCAGCGCCGATCTGTACGATGCCTTCGTCGGCGTCATCCACCAGGGAGCCTGA